ATAGTTTCCGTTATAATTATTGATACTCCTAAATCTTTAAAAATTTAGTAGAGTATATGCCTCCTTTAGACTTTACTTTAACTAAATAAACACCCGTAACTAAATCTCTAACCGAAATTTTTATGTTTTTAGTAAAAAACATTTTCTCTTTAACCTTATCTCCTCTTAAAGAATACATAATTACAGAAAACATATTATCACTACTATTAGCTAAATCTATATGAAAGAAATTTGCTGATGGGTTTGGATATAAACTAAAATTTTGTTTGTTATTAATGTCATAAACACTAAGAGGAATCCCCGTATCTTCTATAGCACCTATACCAGCAGTCCACATAGTCCCTCCTCTTTCATAAGCACCTATATCTGGGGCATTACCACTATAATTTTTACTAAAACCAGCAATAATTTGTGCCTGATCTACAACTAAACTATTCTCTTTTGGCATAAAATTTTGAGTATCTACATCTTCAAATGGAGAACTAGCGTTAATTAAGTTATTTTGTATATCAAATTCATTAGTGCCGTTTCCTGTAAACCAACTTTCTTTATTTGAAAAATTATTATAAACTCTATTATTCTCTTGTGCATATCCATTTACCCAAGAATCCATAGCGCGTTCTGCATTCCAAATTGTATTATGAAAAAAATCTAAATTAGTATTGTTCCAATTTACTTGATATCCACTCCAAGACACATTCCATATTACATTATGGTCAACAGTAAACCCTTTACTATTATTATCTAAATAAATACCCGCAGCTTTAGCGGCTTCATTAATTTCATGGGAATAAGCAGGTGCTGTTGCATCGTGAAACCAGTTATGATGTATTCTAGTATTTTTTAAAGAAGAATTCCCTACAGTATAAAACACTCCTGAATCACTATTAATTAATTGAGAAAAAGAAACATCATTATAGGCAACTTCACAATTATAACCACCAACATATAATCCATCTCTTCCCGAATTTACTATTGTGTTTTTTAAAATACTTACATTATTAGCTAATGATCTTATAGGTGTTGTATGTATTCCTAAATAGTTTGTATTACTTATTTTGTTTTCCTCTATTACTGAATTATGTGCTCCAGACCAATTTTCTACTGTAATACCATTACTAGAGCTATGATTGATAGTACACCCTTTTACTAATGTATTTCCTCCTCGTACTTCTAACGCTGCATTACCTATATTCGCGGAAGTATTATTTGTATCATCATGTAATTCACCTCCATGTATAATAGTATTATTAAGGAATGTATTGTAATTTCCTTTGAC
Above is a genomic segment from Wenyingzhuangia fucanilytica containing:
- a CDS encoding T9SS type A sorting domain-containing protein encodes the protein MIRILQILCIFILPINGYVFAKNIYVATNGNDNNSGTIDSPYKTFNKAVSSMSAGDVCIIRGGVYEDELLINKSGTAANYLTFKAATGEDVEIRATSKVNGWQPYNNGVFKANVSMTITSRYRSVYHHEKYMDLARWPNNTDDNRWTINTIPVTGGDGSHFLVNNIPDIDWTGGLVYYLGAHSGTSWTRTITNSTSSRIDHTGVNPDKWPFNPHNPGVWRNYPNNNRGQLYLFNKLEALDYANEWYYDDTAQVLYFQPSDGNIPLDGEVEFAKSRYAAELNGNYIKIEGIHFFGGSVLVKGNYNTFLNNTIIHGGELHDDTNNTSANIGNAALEVRGGNTLVKGCTINHSSSNGITVENWSGAHNSVIEENKISNTNYLGIHTTPIRSLANNVSILKNTIVNSGRDGLYVGGYNCEVAYNDVSFSQLINSDSGVFYTVGNSSLKNTRIHHNWFHDATAPAYSHEINEAAKAAGIYLDNNSKGFTVDHNVIWNVSWSGYQVNWNNTNLDFFHNTIWNAERAMDSWVNGYAQENNRVYNNFSNKESWFTGNGTNEFDIQNNLINASSPFEDVDTQNFMPKENSLVVDQAQIIAGFSKNYSGNAPDIGAYERGGTMWTAGIGAIEDTGIPLSVYDINNKQNFSLYPNPSANFFHIDLANSSDNMFSVIMYSLRGDKVKEKMFFTKNIKISVRDLVTGVYLVKVKSKGGIYSTKFLKI